The genomic stretch TTAGCGCGTGCTGATGAAGCTATCATTCTTAAATCATGCGTTTTTTTGATATAACTTCAGCTTACTGTAGCTTAAtttaattttattcatttatttaattTAGTTTAATTATGATTCAGTCAATTCTGATTCAATCAATCCAGCTCACACAATTTAGTACAATTCAAACTGTTCAAAAGAAACGGGTTAAGGGCTAAGGGCATGTCTTAGAAATCCAGCCAATCTTTATTCAATATAGATGAATTGAAATTATTCCGGTACAGAGCGACCCAAAGTAGACCTAGAAAATAAGGTAACAATTTTATAACTTTTGTTAATTCAAATCCCCAGTTTAGTTTTGGTTAAATTAAAatgaacacaaaatctcattgaagacatgacatatccgtcacaagcttgtgacggataccattttacctcacaatgtacccactttttctctctctgcaacactattcatgtggtcccctttctccactaacccattttgttaccattttatctcacaaaatatccgccacaaatggtaacccgtcacaagggagaccaattgtaaaATGAATTCACACCCAAATAATCCGATCCAAAACCAATCACACCTAATCTGAAAACCCAaatttgacccgacccgaatattTATTGTTGCATACGGACCTTTATCTCCGAATAACTGAGAACCAAGAGTTAGCTTTGGTGGTAAGAGCTCTCTTACCCCAGCCATAAAATCGGGGGGTTTGATTCTTACCCAAGACATAATGCGCTtattcaaaaagaaaaaaaacccgAAATAACTTGATTTCACCGGAATTCCTgcaaacactaaaatcatccaatAAAAACGGACCCTAACCAATTACCCGATTAGTCGATTACCATATGTACAGTCCTACTTTAAACCATCCGTAAGACCGTAATAAATAGAAAAAACCTTAAAACCAAACCCAAAACGGAAAAGAATAAAGAATGCCACCATGGAGACCCTTGATTGGTCTAAACAACGTGTAACATAAAACACAAAACTTCCAAACTCCAAACTCTCtgtctcctcctcatcaaaacaGATTCACAACTCTTCTCCGACCAAAAAACAATCAACTCAATTCAATTCACTCCAGTTTAATTTTTTCCCAGATTTGTACATTATTGTAATATTATTACctccaataaaaaaaaaatcaatacttGGTTTTATTCAATTCAATTCACCATCTTTAGGGTTTGATCTACCCTAATTTATTCAAATAAGGTAACAATTTCCAACTTTTTTTAATCAATTATTGATTTGGGTATTGCTGAATTTGCTATTTTTGATTTGGGtattttttattttgattaaatATTGGTTTTTTTCACTTAATGATCACGATTTTTAGTGAAATTTGTAGTAGATTGATAGCAATTAGGTTTACATCATGATAGTTTGAGCTTTAGTCCCTTATAAATTTGGGGAATTTAGTGTTTAATTAATTTTGGAAAGTTACTATTGTATTTGAAGCAGGATTAATAGGGTTTTGTTTGATATAAATTGATCATATAATTCTGCTTGTAATTGATTATAGATGTTTAGCTAATTGATGGTATTGATTTCATGTTGCAATGAAGAGTTCTATGCACTATTATATTGTTTTTTGATGGTTTTGTCTCTAATTACTGTATATATTTGATTCAATCTTAAAATCGGAGTGTCGTCGACTAAggaaagattgagtctttgagaTCCTTTCTTAATTCACTGGAGGAAGGCACATAGATAGAATTAGTTCGATTTCGGAATGTTGAACTTTATGGTATTAGTCAGTGATGATTTACATTTCTGTGTTATTCGCCTGTTCAGCTGTTCTGATCGTTTGTGTACCTTTGACTAAAATACCCCTCACAACGAATAGAAAAGTTAACAATTTACTAGAACGGTATTACATAATTTCACACGAAAGAACCGTTCTGTTTGGAGTATGCTATTTTAGTTTGTGATATGTGGAGGTCCAAAACAATTGGAGTGAATTTAAGTAGATCCCGGGTGTACGTAGTTACTAGTATACGGAGTTAGTGTTTGTTAAGTTCATAATGGTTTTCGTACGTTCTCATAGGGTATTTTTTTTTCCTGTGGCGCAGATGAAGTTGTCATTGTTGACTTCAGTAGCTATCCTGCTACTGACTTTGTCCGACCTGCAGCAAACATTTGCGCTTAGGTTTGTTATTGATAGAGCGGAATGTTATTCCCATAATGTTCAGTATGAATGGGACACGGTGCACGTTTCGTTTGTAGTGATTAAGTCGGATGCTCATTGGCGTACAGAAGATGGTGTTGATTTAGTGGTGAGCAGTTTTTACTTCCTTCACAATATCCTTCACAATACTGCATGTGAATATGATgttaatttttcttttttcataCTAGGAAGCTCTTACTTACTGTCTTCCCCTTAGTTTAAAAAAGCGAGCCTGAGGTGCGCCTAGGTGCAGTAAGGCGCCAACCAGATCGCCGCATCAGACACTTTGAGGCGCATGGAGTGCAAAAGGCGCATAACCACCTTGTTCTGTTATTCAAGTGTCTGACACGACACAATATCAGAGTGTCTGATGCGGTTATTTTTAGTgaagttttcaattttttcatctAAAATGAATTGTCGTGCCGGACACTTTAAGTGCCAGACAGCGACACGTGACCAAAGTGAAGTGTCGAGGAAACATAGATAATCACACGTTCACACAGTATAGTCCAGAGTCAATCACATGCAAGATGTTATATCTTTTCACCTTTCATCAGTAAATAAATCTCatccgtctttttttttttgctaaaaagTAATTGTCTTTCTCCCTAATTAACAGATAAAAGGGCCTGACGGCGAACAAATCCATGATGTTCATGACAAGATCACGGAGAAGTTTGAGTTTGTTGCCCACAAGAAAGGACCTTACAGTTTCTGCTTTAATAATAAGTCTCCTTATCATGAAACAATAGATTTTGATGTACAAGTCGGACATTTTACATACTACGATCAGCATGCGACCGATGGTAAGATTGATATATTGAATAGTTTCCTTAAGGTTCATTCGTATGAATTCTTCTGCATTATTATAATTCGTGAGACGTTGATGGTTAGCTTAGCCTTACCTGCTTGGTTGCAGAACATGTCAAACCCCTGCTTCAACAGATTGAAAAGCTAGCTGAAGCTCTTTACAATATTCAGTTTGAACAGCACTGGCTGGAGGCGCAGACCGATCGACAAGCTATAGGTACTGATTGCTTTTTCTCGAATAGATATCTTCGTACAACTAGACATCATCTTGAACTTCTAACTTTCTAAGTCATAGACAATTGCGGATCTTAGTAGACGGGCAGGGGCCTTGCCCTGGGTAGGCTATCTAAATTCTAAAGAACGTTTTAGTACGTAAGTTATCAGTTGCCCCCTACTGCCCCAGTGGTTAAGTAGTGATAGTTTCAACAGTAGGTCAAGGGTTCAAATCTTATGATATTTGTTCTAAGATCCACCACCAGGGATAAACATAGGTTAAGTTCAGAATGGATTTGATTATTCTATCCGGCTCATCCGGGAAGTGATAGTACCTTATGCCACATTTTGTCCTTGAAGTTATGAGCATGTGATGGCCTTTTTTCTTTCCCTGGCTGGAGATGGCCTTTTTTtttaacttccctaaagtaatgTGAATCAGTTGAAAACGGAATTTTTGGTAGGAAGAGAACATACTTAAATTCTCTAGTAGGAGTAACTTGGTCACTTTCTTGGCTCAGGTCATCCATGAAAAGTAACATAACCAGAATATTTTTGTCAAGAATGATTTGTGAAGACCCTTCTCACGCCTATTAGTCTAGAAAATTGGCGTGAGACGGTGATTGTAAATTGATGACTAATTAGATGCTAGATTTGTAGGTGTTTTAGAGTCTGAAGTCCTTGAGTGATCGCCCTCTTGACTTTCGTTGAAATTGTCATTACTCCCTTGTAGAAAAATGAATTTCTAAGTCTTGAACATCTAAGTCATAGACAATTGTGGATCTTAGTAGTCGGGCAGGGGCCTTGCCCTGGGTAGGCTATCTAAAGAACGTTTTAGTACGTAAGTTATCAATTGCCCCTACTGCCCCAATGGTTAAGTAGTGACTAGTGATAGTTTAATAGTAGGTCAAGGGTTCAAATCTTATGATATTTGTTCTAAGATCCACCACCAGGGATAAACATAGGTTAAGTTTAGAATGGATTTGATTATTCTATCCGGCTCACCGAGAATTGATGTTACCTTATGCCACATTCTGTCCTTGAAGTTATGAGCATGTGATggccttttttttctttccttttttttttgcttgGAGATGGCCTTTTTTTAGATGCTTAGACTCTAAACATAGATGATTATAAATCGATTACGAAGGCGTTGGTGGAGAGATCGTCTTTTGGGCCGTTAGTACAACATTGGCTATTTGTCTTGATATTCTAAGGACATTAAGGCAAACCTCATTCTTGTAAGAGCGACCGGTTCTAGGATACTACCTCAACTTTTCATGTCATTTGGAGAGATCGGGGTGACAATGAAGGATTATATCATGATATCGGATCTGCCTTGCGGTGATGAAGAAATGAATTGGCCATGATAGATCAAAAATACCGCCCCCATTACCTTGTTGAACTATGGTTGCTATTCCCAACACAACAACCTCTCGACAAATTTTGTCAACCTCATCATCATGATAATCTTTGCGAGATTGGCAACATCGGGTCACAGCCACGCAACCTGTTCAAAAGTAAGTTTGTTGCCTTCCAACTCAAGGCCAATTAGTTCTTTGCAGGTTGCGTTATCTATTTTTTCACCCGATATGACCTCCACGGGCCTACCGTCGATTGGTAAGCTAGTCATATAAAAAACATCTTCTAGACCAAAGTTGTTGGTTTCTAGATCATAGCAGTCATATAAACAACAACTTTTTGCACAACTACTTTTTGCGTGTGTGTAACTGAAAGCCAATGTCAAAAATTTGGTCGAAGCCGGAGCCTTCAAGTTTTTATTTTACTGTTTCGAGTAATTTTATCTTATACGATTTTAGCTTTTTCCTAACATTCACAACATTTGGAATGAGGCCACCGCGAGTTTGGAAGCAAACTTTTATTCAAAGTAAGAATGAAAAGTTAACGGGCTACAAGTCTGATTTGTAGCAAGTTAACTCTTAATTcttattttgaataaaagtttgCTTCTAAACTTGCATTGATGGCTCCAACTCCAAATGTTGTGAATGTTAGAGAAAAGATCTAAGTCGTATAAGATAAAGTTAGTCAAGCGGTAAAAGAAAAACTTGGAGGCTTCGGCTTCGACCAATTTTGTGACACTGGCTTTCAGTTACACACACGCAAAAAGTTGCTGTTTATATGAGTGATATGATGTAAACCAACAAACTTGTGCTCGGGAACGTAGACCTATACTTTGGTCTCGAAAATGTTTTTTATATGACTTGCTTGCCAATCGACGGTAGGCCCGCGGAAGGTTATATGTGGTGTAAAAAAAGATAACGCAACCTGCAAAGAACTAATTGGCCTTGAGTTGTAAGGCAACAAACTTACCTTTGAACGGTTGGATGACTATGTGTTCCGATGTTGTTAATCTTGCAAAGATTATCACGAGGTTGACAAAATTTGCCGAGCAGTAGTTGGAAATAGCAACCATAGTTCAGCAAGATAATGGGGGCGGTATTGTTGATCTATCATGGCCAATTCATCTCCGTAAGGTAGACCCGATAGATCATCCATGAAAAGTCGAGGTGGTTATCCCATAATTGGTCTAGCATAGCTCTCACAAGGGTGAGATTTGCCCGAATATCAAGCCAAATATTCAATGTTATACCAACTAACGGCCTGAAAGACGATCTCTCCACCAACACCTTCTCACCCGCCCACAACTTGCTATGGTTGTCAGTGTCGCCGTATGGCCAGAAAACGATCTCATGTTCCCCGCTATAAATTTTCCAGAATACTAATATCATCTTTATGACCTCAAATTGTAGTCTCATAATTTCCCCATATTTTAATATTTATTAGCTCAAGTTTAAAGGTTTTAAGTGATAACTAGTTTTTatacccgtgcaatgcacgggcatTCTTTATTAAGGGTACATTTGAGAATCCACTTATTATAAAAGAGAATTTATATTTATGATTTTACGTTCATGTCTTCTAACTTGTGGAGAAGTGTTTTGATATATTTATTTTTGTTATAATATTCATTTAATTAAATTATGCCACATAATGTAATTGCTGCCAAGATGACAACTGATAGTTGCAAAATCGATTACGAAATGACATAAAATAGATGATTATAAATTAAAAGTGCATAGAATTAGATAACCATTTGTAGGTGTTTAGAGTCTGAAGAGTGATTGTGCTCTTGACTTTCGTTGAAATTGTCATTACACCCTTGGAGAAAAATGAATTTGATGACCATATCTCGATTTAAATCTTGCGCAAATGTTAGTCGTAAAATCTTTTGAGTGGTGGTACTTGGGACATTGGGTTCGAAACCTATCACCATCAAAACCGCCATTAACATAACGTTAGAGGCTTACAATTTTACTCTTAAGAAGTATCTTTATGTTGTACAGTATATGTTGGAATTTTGGCCGCGGAATGTAGTGAGCCCGATATTCTCAGCATGGATAATTTCTATTTATATGTTgaatatttgattttatatttaGCTCCTTAATTGGAGCTTTGTACTACATAGTAAATACAATGCCTATTTATAGGATGCTTAGGTGGTTCTATGATGTTCAAGGAGGCTTCTAGATTACATTAGTTTCTTGTTTATTCTTGACAATTCTAGTTATGCATACACCtagacatatatatatatatatatggctaGGCATTCTCCTTACATGTTCTTTCTTTCACCACTTTTCATGTCATGCACAACGTTCCTCCGGACACAGTCCAATGTCCACGACAATATGTTTACGAGTGTTATGTCTTTCAATGCCTTTATCTTACTTGATGTGTGTGATAATGCAGTGAATGAGGCAATGGCCAAGCGTGCAATACATAAAGCGATTCTAGAATCGCTAGCACTTGTTGGAGCAAGCGTCCTACAAATCTATCTTCTGCAACGGCTCTTTGAGCGCAAGCGTGGGACATCAAGAGTCTAAATGCCGCCTCTTGATTTTGTTAAGTTATTTTATGCCTATGGGAATCTGAATTTTCTTGTAGGCCTTTTATAGCCCTTTTATACGTACGTTTTGTGGAGAAGGTGCCATTACTGTAGAGTACGACTGCGCAAGGAAAGATACTAATGATTATGAATTCCACAGCTGAAGTTGGATATATTTTGTCATCTCCCTTATCAGTTATCACCCATTTTGGAAACTAACAAATGAATCTCTCTCGAATTACAATTTTATCTCTCAAAGCTCCCTATCTAAGATGGTGTAGGGATGGGTTGGTATATACTCCGTATCATATATGTAACCTTGTTTAGTTTGCGTGACGAAAAAATGAGAACATCAAAAAGGGAAAATCAACTAACCGCAAAAGAGTATAAGCACGATATACTACCGGATTACCAGGTATCATTTACGAGGAACATTCTCTTTTATGGTACAACTGGTACTTATGTTGAGAAAAGAGTAGCATACACAATAAACAGAGAACTTGTGACAATTTGCGACCTAAAAACTGGGAAAACTTGGATAAAAAAAACGTCTATTTCGAATTAAAAGAGTGTCACAAAATCCTTCATCTGTCTCTCCTCAACATCAAGAATTCCACACACCCACAATCATTACAACTGATGTTATTACACAGGTCCGAGTCATGAACTGATATACAGATATGGAAATGCCGCCTAGAAATTTCATTGATAGTAGCAACATAAATATAGGAGGAAACTCTCTTCAACTAGGCCGTCTAATTTTCCTACATGAATCTCCATTTTTGCCGCGTATAATCAAAATGTGTATGAAAGCTGATATGCCATGTCACTTTTCTATGTGGTGGGATCGTTATCAGCTTCATCATCTTTCATGTACTTCTCTTGCACTGCTGCAACTGTGGAATGTTTTGTCAAGGAAAGCACACTATAATAGCCCCATTACGGAAGCAGATATCGGTTAGATTAGCCAGCAAATGGTACTTAAGACATGGGTTCAAAACTAGCCATCAAAACTGCAGTAGTGGTTGCCTTGGCACAGAGAATCGTAAAACTGCTGGTCATCAATGTTGCAAGATTGATAGACTCTCAGATTATAGACAGGCGACGGTGAAACTCTGAAATGGGCACGACATTTCGACACTTATTTGCAAGCCAAAAACATTAGAATCTTTAATAAAATCCATATCTAATAAGTGCCAACGTCAACGGCTTCAGAACTAAACAAGGCAACGTTACAATTTCAGGACGAGAGCCAGCTAGAGCAAAAATGCACCAgcaaaatggagggagtagtcaTAGCCTAATGAATTTTTTTGCCAATTTAATGAGACTACTTTGGGATGGGGAAATTGTTACCGGAGTAATGGGGAAACTATTACTCCCATACGGGGATATTGCATTACCCTAGGAGGAGGTAGGTAGCTATCACCCTTTCCCCTGTATGGGACAACTATTACCTTCCCTCATTTCTGCCCAGCACTACCAGCACATTCCTCCATATTCATCTTATTTTGAGCTCTATTACTCCCAAAATTATTACCCTATTTCGATGTAAGCCCCGACTCTTTTGAACTAATAAAATGAGCATGTACACAAACAcacaattactccctccgtcccgttcaattgttgtcctttcgttttggcaaaaagaccaaggaaagaggacaAAGGCCAATAacaaaatgacaagtggaataaattgaatgagaatgatcaaattactcatcaagttcattcttaaaatagaaaggacaacaaatgactgagacaccctaaaatagaaaaggacaacaaatgaccgggacagagggagtatataacATAAAGGCTTCTAAAAAAGGATATCTGTAATAGTCCCAGTCAACTTGACGAACTGCAATTTTGCTAAACTCCACTGCACTAGTCTCTATGCCAGCAAAGATATATCCATTGGTTTTATCGATCACCTTCACAAGGTTTCCAACACTTTCCTTGTCCTGAAGTAGCAAGCTAAGGTAAGAACTCGACTCCAAAAATTATGCAAAATACAGAGCTAAAACCATAAGCATACACGAACAACAACATACCTGTATGTCCAGCGTTGTAAAATTAACAAGACTAAAATCATCTACGACTTCACACAGCTCCTTGGTAAGTTTTCTGCATTAAGTTGGAATAGATGAACTCCATAAACTTTTGTCCACAAAGCAGATAGCATGACATGAACACCACAGAAGATATTAACATAATGGCAGCTACTGACATTTGTCAGAAACAAAACTAGTCTGCAAATTTTCAATGCTTTAATTCGGATAGCAATTTGAAGTCGATTCCATGACTAAGATAGGCAAAAATAGAAAACAGAATGATCTGGTTTACAAATATGTAAGGTCATGTCATTTCTGGAGGATGCATGACTATCTCGTCCTTCCTCCACTATCTTTCATACGTTTCCTTCACTCTAAAGTATCACCAGGTGATAACACATAAACAAGTTGATTACTAGTGAAGGAAATTTTTTAACCAAAAACCACTCCATGCAGAAAGAAAAGAGGCAAGATAAGAGCAAACTGATAAGTTATAATCCTTTCCATGTTCAAATCCTGCTATATCAAACTGCATTTTTTCCGTGGCATTGTGACAATAGAATCGTCTTCACGGATTTGTCAATTATGATTTATGCCACCAAGACTTTCAGAGGGGTAATTTAAGCTTACCCAGATGTGGTTGAACAGAATTTTGTTTTGACAGCATCTCATCGTCTCAAGTTGTTACTAGAATGCGCGATGTATCAAGGTTCAATTCACAAAGTCTACTAGCCTACCCgaaactcctcaacaaattcgTCTATAGTTTAATTGGAAAGAATTGGATAGCCAAAACTTTATGTTGGATTACAATTTGAGAAAACAGTTACAGTTTCAAGTAAACTAATGACTCGAGGGGACAAGGATGGATTTCAAGAAATAATTAAGTGTCTTCTACTTCCTACACGTATGTGGATACacgtttttcaaaaaaattccaaGAAAGATTCTGGAAATTCTAGACTATGCATTAAAGTTTTCCAGTAAACAAATTGTCTAGCTATTGGAAGAGGGAAATGTATTGCTAACAACTCCACTCACGTATTGTTGACAAGGTGAACTACTACTGAAGTACACAAGAACCTTAGTCCATTATATTTTGGTTACTGCAATTAAAATGGAAATTAGGGTACCTGTATTTGGCAGCGCGAGGATCTTGATCAAGGCAGTGTTGCAAATATGATAAATCTTGCGCATCAGTGTAGAAATCCAGGTTAAAAGCTGCAGCAAAGACAGATAAAAGGAACTCACGTTATGATTGTATTTGTATGTATATATGAGGTGCTAATACATATAATCATGGTAACTGATAGAGAGAGGAACCACTGATTACCAAGTTTTCCATAACTTTCAATCAGGTCAATCTTAGAGAAAACGTTTATATGAGGAAGCTCCAAATGAAGCATGGTGGACAATGATAGTATCAATGCACTAACATAATTCCCTGGGTCACTGCAAAGATGGGCATCAACTAAATGCACAGCAGTCAACTGCATAAGAGGTAAAGAGTAAAAAAATTTGGAAACCAACCAAGATAACGAGGAAAAAAATTTCCACGGAAAAAATAACAGGACAAGTATATTACCCTGAGATTCAATTTCTTTATCAGTTTCATTATAACGTTTTTGGCATTTGAATGCAGGAAAAATAGCTCAACTTGACCAGGAAAATCAAAAAGTAGATAGTGATCTGCACAGTAAAAAATTTGCATTGTGAGCTCCACTTTGAGTACCAATATTATTACCAACAAAGACTAAGCAGCAAAACTCGAAAAAAATGATTGAGACCAATTATGAAAGCAAAGTTACAAAACCTTTAATAAGTGGCTTCAACTTGGACTCCAGCCAATCGATGTTCTTCTCCAAATAATCCATACAATACACAAGACCTACAAAAAATTTTAACGTTCCCTATTAACTCGATGTGTTACACAAATATGACTAGACCTCACTTTATTAAAGTGTTTCCCCTTTCATTTTTTTCCCATTTTTCATAGGTTTGCATCAAATTGAAGGTTTCTAACATTTGATCAAATACGACAAAACTAACCTCCATTAGGCCCAAGTGAATGCTCATTCATCACATCACTAAGCTTGACCAATTCCTCAATGTTAATAGCGCAGTCATATCTTCACCTCATCTTAAGGACAACCATACAAATGTGAGTATGTGACCACCAACTATTTTATCAGCAACCGATAAAAACATTACCATACGCAGGCTGACAGTAGTCACAGTACAATTTAAAGGATACGGCAATGCATCATTTGCAGGGTCCAAATTGATCACAGCAACCTTTCTGCATTTGAACAATAAATTATTTTTATCTTTTCGAACTCCGTCAGGAAATCGGACAAATAGTCAAAGTAATTTACAGGCATTATAAGGATCGAATGCTTCCAAGGCCAAAGTAAAATAACTTGAAAAAGAGAAAGATGAATCCCAAGACATGTTGAATTTACACCCAACTTCTTCATTACCCCTATTACTCTATAACATTACTATATCAATTGACAATTAGCCATTGGTAACTCTTTCAGGAGGAGAAACACTTAATATATGAGAGAATCTAAATGGTACTCCTTTGAACATCAAAAGCGGCCTCAAATATCTCTGTTGTAGACTTATTTTTCAGACTGACGGTTACCATCAGTCTCACGGTAGTATTTTTAGATAACCAGAATAATATAGCACAAAAGATAATCATACACACTTCTAGACCTTGTGGACTTTTTACATAGATTTCAGTGGAAATTTTTAGAGCAATTGATCTGCTGAATAAACTAAAGATTCACGACGAATACACAAGGACATATTCGTTCCCAGCAGCAACATTCCGAAATCCAGCAACGA from Silene latifolia isolate original U9 population chromosome 5, ASM4854445v1, whole genome shotgun sequence encodes the following:
- the LOC141656931 gene encoding transmembrane emp24 domain-containing protein p24beta2-like; the protein is MKLSLLTSVAILLLTLSDLQQTFALRFVIDRAECYSHNVQYEWDTVHVSFVVIKSDAHWRTEDGVDLVIKGPDGEQIHDVHDKITEKFEFVAHKKGPYSFCFNNKSPYHETIDFDVQVGHFTYYDQHATDEHVKPLLQQIEKLAEALYNIQFEQHWLEAQTDRQAIVNEAMAKRAIHKAILESLALVGASVLQIYLLQRLFERKRGTSRV
- the LOC141656932 gene encoding GPN-loop GTPase QQT1 isoform X2 is translated as MVFGQVVIGPPGSGKTTYCNGMSQFLTLIGRKVAVINLDPANDALPYDCAINIEELVKLSDVMNEHSLGPNGGLVYCMDYLEKNIDWLESKLKPLIKDHYLLFDFPGQVELFFLHSNAKNVIMKLIKKLNLRLTAVHLVDAHLCSDPGNYVSALILSLSTMLHLELPHINVFSKIDLIESYGKLAFNLDFYTDAQDLSYLQHCLDQDPRAAKYRKLTKELCEVVDDFSLVNFTTLDIQDKESVGNLVKVIDKTNGYIFAGIETSAVEFSKIAVRQVDWDYYRVAAVQEKYMKDDEADNDPTT
- the LOC141656932 gene encoding GPN-loop GTPase QQT1 isoform X1: MVFGQVVIGPPGSGKTTYCNGMSQFLTLIGRKVAVINLDPANDALPYDCAINIEELVKLSDVMNEHSLGPNGGLVYCMDYLEKNIDWLESKLKPLIKDHYLLFDFPGQVELFFLHSNAKNVIMKLIKKLNLRLTAVHLVDAHLCSDPGNYVSALILSLSTMLHLELPHINVFSKIDLIESYGKLAFNLDFYTDAQDLSYLQHCLDQDPRAAKYRKLTKELCEVVDDFSLVNFTTLDIQDKESVGNLVKVIDKTNGYIFAGIETSAVEFSKIAVRQVDWDYYRYPFLEAFMLYTPSVPVICCPFLF